A window from Amblyomma americanum isolate KBUSLIRL-KWMA chromosome 7, ASM5285725v1, whole genome shotgun sequence encodes these proteins:
- the LOC144096643 gene encoding prostaglandin reductase 3-like isoform X2, with amino-acid sequence MATESRVPAEYRKLVCVKTTPKFREAVSIVTAPTPKPGPGEVLVRTCYAGVNASDVNATAGRYEAFKEHPFDLGFEAVGEVVAVGPDVEALQVGNFVATTDFPRFGAFAEYRCMRAEHAYRVPQAIPEVVPLLVSGLTAAIGLDKQGRIRSGEVVLVTAAAGGLGHLAVQYARAAGCRVVATCSSDQKEAYLRSLGCEVVINYRTHDLVAELSKACPDGLDVVWETVGGKVFNVLFKKLRPRGRLVVVGAIQGYQGDKVFPEVDLTNLPYRLLARSSTLAGFLLPQYADLYPEYISKLYMMMQDGRLVPRVDLGQNTEGGELKGVEGCIRGVEYLHTGRSIGKVVVKFV; translated from the exons GGTGTGCGTCAAGACGACGCCCAAGTTCCGCGAGGCGGTCTCCATCGTGACGGCGCCGACGCCGAAGCCGGGGCCGGGCGAGGTGCTGGTGCGGACCTGCTACGCCGGCGTCAACGCTTCGGACGTGAATGCGACTGCGGGACGGTACGAAGCGTTTAAGGAGCACCCCTTTGACCTCGGCTTCGAGGCGGTCGGCGAGGTTGTCGCAGTCGGCCCCGACGTTGAAGCGCTCCAG GTGGGCAACTTCGTGGCAACGACTGACTTCCCCCGGTTCGGTGCGTTCGCCGAGTACCGGTGCATGCGGGCGGAGCACGCGTACCGTGTGCCACAGGCCATACCCGAGGTGGTTCCCCTTCTGGTGAGCGGCTTGACAGCTGCCATCGGGCTGGACAAGCAGGGCCGCATCCGCTCCGGGGAAGTGGTGCTGGTGACGGCGGCCGCAGGCGGCCTGGGCCACCTGGCAGTGCAGTACGCGCGGGCCGCTGGCTGCCGAGTGGTGGCCACCTGCTCGTCGGACCAGAAGGAGGCCTACCTGCGCAGCCTGGGCTGCGAGGTGGTCATCAACTACCGCACTCACGACCTGGTCGCCGAGCTGAGCAAGGCGTGCCCCGACGGCCTCGACGTCGTCTGGGAGACAGTTGGCGGGAAGGTCTTCAATGTGCTCTTCAAGAAGCTGCGCCCGCGTGGGCGCCTTGTGGTGGTGGGCGCCATCCAGGGCTACCAGGGAGACAAGGTCTTCCCCGAGGTGGACCTGACCAACCTGCCCTACCGGCTGCTCGCGCGCTCGAGCACATTGGCGGGCTTCTTGTTACCCCAATACGCCGATTTGTACCCCGAGTATATTTCCAAGCTGTACATGATGATGCAAGATGGCAGGCTAGTGCCCAGGGTCGACCTTGGGCAGAACACCGAAGGCGGAGAGCTTAAGGGTGTTGAAGGGTGCATCCGCGGTGTGGAGTACTTACACACGGGTAGAAGCATTGGCAAGGTAGTTGTCAAGTTTGTCTGA
- the LOC144096643 gene encoding prostaglandin reductase 3-like isoform X1, with product MLAARFSARALLRRCRAADARKATMATESRVPAEYRKLVCVKTTPKFREAVSIVTAPTPKPGPGEVLVRTCYAGVNASDVNATAGRYEAFKEHPFDLGFEAVGEVVAVGPDVEALQVGNFVATTDFPRFGAFAEYRCMRAEHAYRVPQAIPEVVPLLVSGLTAAIGLDKQGRIRSGEVVLVTAAAGGLGHLAVQYARAAGCRVVATCSSDQKEAYLRSLGCEVVINYRTHDLVAELSKACPDGLDVVWETVGGKVFNVLFKKLRPRGRLVVVGAIQGYQGDKVFPEVDLTNLPYRLLARSSTLAGFLLPQYADLYPEYISKLYMMMQDGRLVPRVDLGQNTEGGELKGVEGCIRGVEYLHTGRSIGKVVVKFV from the exons GGTGTGCGTCAAGACGACGCCCAAGTTCCGCGAGGCGGTCTCCATCGTGACGGCGCCGACGCCGAAGCCGGGGCCGGGCGAGGTGCTGGTGCGGACCTGCTACGCCGGCGTCAACGCTTCGGACGTGAATGCGACTGCGGGACGGTACGAAGCGTTTAAGGAGCACCCCTTTGACCTCGGCTTCGAGGCGGTCGGCGAGGTTGTCGCAGTCGGCCCCGACGTTGAAGCGCTCCAG GTGGGCAACTTCGTGGCAACGACTGACTTCCCCCGGTTCGGTGCGTTCGCCGAGTACCGGTGCATGCGGGCGGAGCACGCGTACCGTGTGCCACAGGCCATACCCGAGGTGGTTCCCCTTCTGGTGAGCGGCTTGACAGCTGCCATCGGGCTGGACAAGCAGGGCCGCATCCGCTCCGGGGAAGTGGTGCTGGTGACGGCGGCCGCAGGCGGCCTGGGCCACCTGGCAGTGCAGTACGCGCGGGCCGCTGGCTGCCGAGTGGTGGCCACCTGCTCGTCGGACCAGAAGGAGGCCTACCTGCGCAGCCTGGGCTGCGAGGTGGTCATCAACTACCGCACTCACGACCTGGTCGCCGAGCTGAGCAAGGCGTGCCCCGACGGCCTCGACGTCGTCTGGGAGACAGTTGGCGGGAAGGTCTTCAATGTGCTCTTCAAGAAGCTGCGCCCGCGTGGGCGCCTTGTGGTGGTGGGCGCCATCCAGGGCTACCAGGGAGACAAGGTCTTCCCCGAGGTGGACCTGACCAACCTGCCCTACCGGCTGCTCGCGCGCTCGAGCACATTGGCGGGCTTCTTGTTACCCCAATACGCCGATTTGTACCCCGAGTATATTTCCAAGCTGTACATGATGATGCAAGATGGCAGGCTAGTGCCCAGGGTCGACCTTGGGCAGAACACCGAAGGCGGAGAGCTTAAGGGTGTTGAAGGGTGCATCCGCGGTGTGGAGTACTTACACACGGGTAGAAGCATTGGCAAGGTAGTTGTCAAGTTTGTCTGA